From the genome of Nicotiana sylvestris chromosome 2, ASM39365v2, whole genome shotgun sequence, one region includes:
- the LOC104241720 gene encoding probable membrane-associated kinase regulator 1 → MAIELCSSDESSSLGIISPARISFDISQTDYVPVEQHIRSTSSSSSIDFDFCVFRESFDLDTSSADELFFDGKILPIEIKRRISSAPFKKIEQRPMPPPPTLSPCKNNSNTNTSNILDNGKISSNSKNEDKAGFLESIDEKQSSKSFWRFKRSSSLNCGNGYARTLCPLPLLSRSNSTGSTPSVKRNSSSSKDNLSHKQHSQRHFPKSVSSNNGHNCQKPPLKKLSYNNNGVKFSPVLNVPSASLFGLSSFFSSGKEKNKKK, encoded by the coding sequence ATGGCAATTGAGCTGTGTTCATCTGATGAATCATCTAGTTTGGGCATAATAAGTCCAGCTCGGATCTCCTTCGATATTTCACAGACAGATTATGTTCCTGTTGAGCAACACATTCGATCAACTTCATCTTCCTCTAgtattgattttgatttttgcGTTTTTCGCGAAAGCTTTGATCTTGATACTTCGTCAGCTGAtgagcttttctttgatggaaagATTTTACCCATTGAAATCAAGAGAAGAATTTCCTCTGCCCCATTCAAAAAAATAGAGCAACGTCCAATGCCACCACCTCCTACTCTGTCTCCATGCAAGAATAATAGTAACACTAACACTAGCAATATTCTTGATAATGGCAAAATCAGCTCGAATTCGAAGAATGAAGATAAAGCAGGGTTTCTTGAATCAATAGATGAAAAGCAGAGTTCAAAATCATTTTGGAGATTCAAGAGAAGTAGTAGTTTAAATTGTGGAAATGGTTATGCAAGAACTTTATGTCCATTGCCACTTTTATCAAGAAGCAATTCAACTGGTTCAACTCCAAGTGTGAAGCGTAATTCGTCATCGTCAAAGGATAATTTAAGTCACAAGCAGCATTCTCAGAGACACTTTCCAAAATCAGTGTCATCTAATAATGGTCATAATTGTCAAAAGCCTCCATTGAAGAAACTTTCATACAACAATAATGGAGTTAAATTCAGTCCAGTACTAAATGTCCCTTCAGCAAGTTTGTTTGGTTTAAGTTCATTCTTTTCAAGTGGCAAGGAAAAGAACAAGAAGAAGTGA